A region of Colletotrichum higginsianum IMI 349063 chromosome 10, whole genome shotgun sequence DNA encodes the following proteins:
- a CDS encoding Short-chain dehydrogenase, whose product MESLSTGFTFTKTIHTDPYPEISPSRAELSHVGKSVLITGGHSGIGFAIARAFAQANAQRIIIVARRSSVVEVAASRLGTEFPNTQVLGRECDVSDLASVDVLWQGLAKEDIFVDVVVLNAATSSVRPILEAGRDTVWGEYLLNARANLDFAERLYKQPNSDGRQKALVHLSTMAIHDTRLSGNQPSYGSSKSAGTMLLQRIAKDVSADDLQIVSYHPGGVYTDLAASLGIPKDAYPWDDENLPGQFAVWAASNEAKFLHGRFVWAKWDVTELREGPIRERLDNDEQFLRVGVVGIENFKNL is encoded by the exons ATGGAATCTCTCTCAACTGGCTTTACCTTTACAAAGACCATCCATACAGATCCATACCCTGAAATCTCGCCTTCCCGAGCAGAACTTTCTCATGTGGGAAAATCAGTGCTCATCACAGGTGGTCATTCGGGGATTGGATTTGCAATCGCGCGAGCTTTTGCTCAAGCCAACGCACAAAGGATCATTATCGTCGCACGACGCTCCAGCGTTGTTGAGGTGGCCGCTTCTCGCCTTGGAACCGAGTTCCCCAACACACAGGTGCTAGGACGAGAATGCGACGTGTCCGATCTAGCATCCGTTGATGTTCTGTGGCAGGGTCTTGCCAAAGAAGACATCTTCGTTGACGTCGTTGTGCTGAATGCAGCGACGTCCTCGGTTCGACCTATTCTCGAAGCGGGCAGAGACACGGTCTGGGGTGAATATCTGCTCAATGCGCGGGCAAACCTTGATTTCGCCGAGCGACTTTATAAGCAGCCGAACTCCGACGGGCGCCAGAAG GCCCTGGTTCATTTGAGTACAATGGCCATTCATGACACTCGATTGAGTGGCAACCAACCCAGTTATGGATCAAGCAAGAGCGCCGGAACTATGCTTTTACAACGCATTGCCAAGGATGTCTCAGCAGATGACCTACAGATTGTTAGCTACCACCCTGGTGGTGTCTACACTGACCTGGCGGCAAGCCTTGGCATCCCCAAGGATGCTTACCCGTGGGACGATG AAAACTTGCCGGGCCAGTTTGCTGTCTGGGCTGCATCAAACGAGGCGAAATTTCTTCACGGCAGATTCGTGTGGGCAAAGTGGGATGTGACCGAGCTGCGTGAAGGTCCAATTCGGGAGCGCCTTGACAATGATGAACAGTTTCTTCGagtcggtgttgttggtaTTGAGAACTTCAAAAACCTGTAA